One stretch of Candidatus Poribacteria bacterium DNA includes these proteins:
- the moeB gene encoding molybdopterin-synthase adenylyltransferase MoeB: MHNFSSEQIERYSRHIILKEVGGMGQTKLLESKVLLIGAGGLGSPAGLYLAAAGVGTLGIVDDDVVDVSNLQRQVLHGTSDVGKLKTESAKETIADINPDVKVVTHTEKIVSANAFEILEGYDLIVDGCDNLPTRYLLNDASVMLGKPIVHGSIFQFEGQVTVFHPGRGPCYRCLYPSPPPPDMVPSCQEAGVIGVLPGIVGNVQAVEAIKVLLDIGKPLVGQLLLFNALSMEFKKLTLRQDPECPACGKNPTIHELIDYEEFCQVRW, translated from the coding sequence ATGCACAACTTTAGTAGTGAGCAAATTGAACGATATAGTCGGCACATTATCCTCAAAGAGGTTGGGGGAATGGGTCAGACCAAGCTGCTTGAGTCGAAGGTGCTTCTCATAGGTGCAGGTGGGCTTGGGTCACCGGCGGGACTGTATCTCGCAGCAGCCGGTGTTGGAACACTCGGAATCGTTGACGATGATGTTGTGGATGTGAGTAACCTCCAGCGACAGGTTCTCCACGGGACGAGTGATGTGGGAAAATTGAAAACAGAGTCCGCAAAAGAGACAATCGCAGACATCAATCCAGATGTTAAAGTTGTTACACATACCGAGAAAATTGTTTCAGCGAATGCGTTTGAAATACTTGAGGGTTATGACCTGATTGTTGATGGGTGTGATAACTTACCGACCCGCTATTTGCTGAATGACGCCAGTGTGATGCTTGGTAAACCGATTGTGCACGGCAGCATCTTCCAGTTTGAGGGGCAGGTGACAGTTTTCCATCCTGGCAGGGGACCGTGCTATCGTTGCCTTTATCCATCGCCGCCGCCCCCTGATATGGTGCCAAGTTGTCAGGAAGCGGGTGTGATAGGTGTGTTGCCGGGCATTGTCGGGAATGTGCAAGCCGTTGAAGCCATTAAGGTTTTACTTGATATAGGGAAACCGTTGGTCGGTCAACTCCTTCTGTTTAATGCATTGTCGATGGAGTTTAAGAAACTCACACTTCGCCAGGACCCTGAGTGTCCCGCCTGTGGGAAGAACCCAACGATTCACGAACTGATTGACTATGAGGAGTTTTGCCAAGTACGTTGGTAA